From the genome of Solanum stenotomum isolate F172 chromosome 5, ASM1918654v1, whole genome shotgun sequence:
TGAACTTGAATCTTCATTCTAAAACTATGTTATCACTGCAAATGCCAATAAAGAATAATATCACTTTCATTTAGTTTTTATGGTTCTTTAGTTCTTGGTGTTTTTCATTTTAGTAGCTTTTTTCTGTTGCACTTTTAAGGCTTTTGTTATGGAACTTCTTTTGAAACAGTCTCCATCTCCGTCCTTAATAGACTAAACGAAGAAAATGGGCAAATCTTTAGATGAACGATTGATAAGAAAAGATTTCTAAGCTTCCTTTGCATTCCAGCAATTCATATATCCCTTTACAGCTTTAACTAATTTGAGTGTATACAACTGATCCACATATTCACAACCTATTTTGCTTGGACTCTACAAAATGTTGGCGTACCTGATGCTTGTAAAGTGCACTACTTTTTAAGGTTCCAACATGCAGTTGTTGATATTTTTGAacagtccgagcaacatagctcaTAACCAATGACATCAAAGGGGAATGTTTTCACTTTGATAACCTCTGATGCAAACATCTACAACTCCAATGTTGACCTCCAGAAAAACTCAAGAAAGTGAGCAAGTGGTCACGGAGCAAAAGCAAACAAAGAAAAGTTCCAGTTAGCACAAAATCACAACTTGTTGATTGACAGTCTAGCTGTCTCAAAGTGTTCTTTCCATGTAAATATTCCAAATCAACATTAAAAGGAATAAAAAGAGCCTTCTCTATTAAGTATcattatcaactaaaacaagTAGAAACGCGAACAGTACCAAATCTATACCATAACTAATTAAtccttatttgtttatttacaaGTTGAAGACATTGATGTCAAGGTTACAAAAAGGTGAATTGCGAAAACCCGCAGAGACATCTTGTGGTAAAGACTACacattcttgttcttcttcaactttgaaGGTGGCCATCTCCCCTTCTTCCTAAGGCGGCACTTCCTGACAAGTTTCTTCCTTCGTAATCTGATGTTCTTTGCCAACTTCATTTTCATCTTCTGTTCAAGCTTCAGCTGAAGCTTAGAATCCAATGGCAGGTTATCAACAGAGAAACTTTCCTCATCACTCTCCAGATTATCAGAATCCCCGCTATCAATATCAGAAGCTGCCTTAGCAATCCAGACACTTCTCTCTTTGAAGATAAAGGGTGCTCGAATATAGTAACTGATATGTGACTTTGGTTGCCAAGCAATGGGATCGTTGCAAACCCTGGAGACTAATACAGAATCAATTATAAAGTTAAGAACCTCTTATGGTGTATAACATGAACAGTCAAGATGTTGCACATGCATGATGATGAAGATGGGAGTATTTCATGGAACGGTTTAGGACTGCCTCACTAGAGAAGGATGAACAAAAGGCAACAGCAATCACATAAAAAGATACATCAACCTCAAATTTTGCAGATTGTTAAGATGCAGAACATAAAAGGTAGGTCTTGATCTGCTACCACATTCTTGCCCCCGGGATGGATCGAGAGGCCTGGTTACAGGTTCATGTATATATGACTGTAAAGACAATTATTATTGTAGTTTTAACTTGAGATCGATATAGGGaccttcaacttcaaattttgaatttgtctcTGCCCCCAACAATAACATTTTTCAGATAAACAGTGGCGGGTGCACCTTTCCGTCAGCAGATTCAGCCAGTACAACTGCTATTACATATATATGgtgaaaaactttaaaacatATATTAATTTCAAGTTTGCACACACTGTTACAAAGAGTGTTGAGTACAATGGTAATCCCCCACCTAAGCTGCTAGAACTCCTCAAAAAATTACCAATGGATGCAGGGTGCAtatcagatcctccaaaaatagtgCTTTTTTGGAGTATCTAACGCGAGGGCgccaacatttttggagagtccgagcagcATAGATCCCCAAAA
Proteins encoded in this window:
- the LOC125866146 gene encoding 50S ribosomal protein 5 alpha, chloroplastic-like; translated protein: MALLFTIMTPPATRLSFHSSSTSSAFAHSFSRVCNDPIAWQPKSHISYYIRAPFIFKERSVWIAKAASDIDSGDSDNLESDEESFSVDNLPLDSKLQLKLEQKMKMKLAKNIRLRRKKLVRKCRLRKKGRWPPSKLKKNKNV